The Styela clava chromosome 13, kaStyClav1.hap1.2, whole genome shotgun sequence genome has a window encoding:
- the LOC144431468 gene encoding uncharacterized protein LOC144431468 isoform X2 — protein MEFVKIIFFLSLICGLPAKLKLPAGACVSKIVKGKLVQVGHCKKNDGSEIARLIKKSLDEKKKAEGDFYIRDLLPSSCV, from the exons ATGGAATTCGTCAAAATCATTTTCTTTCTCTCTCTTATCTGTGGCTTGCCCGCGAAGCTTAAATTGCCCG CTGGAGCCTGCGTTTCCAAGATCGTGAAGGGAAAACTCGTACAAGTTGGACATTGCAAG aaaaaCGATGGATCCG AAATTGCCAGACTGATCAAGAAGAGTcttgatgaaaagaaaaaagctgAAGGTGATTTTTACATTCGTGATTTGCTCCCAAGCAGTTGTGTATGA
- the LOC144431468 gene encoding uncharacterized protein LOC144431468 isoform X1 produces MKRKKLKVIFTFVICSQAVVYDVNNVTFNDAEPICKSMNIGKPANIYDLTHYQMLLTHLRPLIPAGRKNTYIWTGMKYKNNQLLLSSGENITLATEVWYPAYPRSDTSYTNVGVAVSKYPEYTYQGIWNINPSWSFHGVICDI; encoded by the exons atgaaaagaaaaaagctgAAGGTGATTTTTACATTCGTGATTTGCTCCCAAGCAGTTGTGTATGATGTAAACAACGTCACCTTCAACGATGCTGAACCAATTTGCAAATCAATGAACATCGGAAAACCCGCGAATATTTACGACCTCACTCACTACCAGATGTTGCTCACTCATCTACGTCCACTGATACCTGCTGGTCGGAAAAATACTTACATCTGGACTGGGATGAAGTATAAG AACAATCAGCTTTTACTGTCAAGTGGGGAAAATATCACACTAGCAACAGAAGTGTGGTATCCTGCTTATCCGAGATCAGATACATCGTACACAAATGTCGGTGTTGCTGTCAGTAAATATCCAGAATATACATATCAGGGAATATGGAATATAAACCCATCCTGGTCATTCCACGGTGTCATCTGTGACATATAA